Proteins found in one Roseimicrobium gellanilyticum genomic segment:
- the gluQRS gene encoding tRNA glutamyl-Q(34) synthetase GluQRS, producing MTTRFAPSPTGWLHLGHAYAALFAAAEACRAGAAGRFLLRLEDIDTTRSRSEYEAAIYEDLRWLGLTWEEPVRRQSEHFQDYRNALAKLDAMGLLYPCFCTRKEIQEEIARAGAAPHGPEGPLYPGTCRSLSQEEAQQRKTAGRDYALRLDIEKAMALGGRELVWEDLAYGTFVATPEVLGDVVLARKETPTSYHLAVVVDDAAQDITLVTRGEDLLTATHLHRLLQALLGLPVPQWKHHRLVTDSEGKRLAKRDNARALRTLREQGWTSARVFTELGFAR from the coding sequence GTGACCACCCGCTTTGCCCCCTCCCCCACTGGATGGCTACATCTTGGTCATGCGTATGCGGCGCTCTTCGCTGCAGCGGAGGCGTGCCGGGCTGGCGCAGCGGGAAGATTTCTTCTGCGTCTGGAGGATATCGACACCACGCGCTCACGGTCTGAGTACGAAGCGGCCATCTACGAGGATCTGCGCTGGCTGGGCCTCACCTGGGAGGAGCCGGTGCGCCGGCAAAGTGAACATTTCCAGGACTACAGGAATGCGCTGGCCAAGCTCGATGCGATGGGGCTGCTGTATCCGTGTTTCTGCACGCGGAAGGAAATCCAGGAGGAAATCGCCCGAGCGGGAGCCGCGCCGCACGGACCGGAGGGGCCGCTGTATCCCGGCACGTGCCGAAGTCTTTCCCAGGAGGAGGCGCAGCAGCGCAAAACCGCCGGGCGGGACTATGCGCTCCGGCTTGATATTGAGAAAGCGATGGCGCTCGGGGGGCGTGAGCTGGTGTGGGAGGATCTCGCCTACGGCACCTTCGTAGCGACACCCGAGGTGCTGGGTGACGTGGTGCTGGCGCGGAAAGAGACGCCCACCAGTTATCACCTCGCTGTCGTGGTGGATGATGCTGCCCAGGACATCACGCTGGTGACACGTGGGGAAGACCTCCTCACCGCCACCCATCTGCACCGTCTGCTGCAAGCGCTGCTTGGTTTGCCGGTGCCGCAATGGAAACATCACAGGCTCGTGACGGACAGTGAAGGCAAGCGACTCGCCAAGCGCGACAATGCCCGGGCGCTGCGCACGCTGCGCGAACAAGGGTGGACTTCCGCGCGCGTCTTCACAGAACTCGGCTTCGCCCGCTGA
- a CDS encoding cytochrome C — translation MPIYEFFCPDNNRIYQFLARNSAEGVRTPRCPDDPKFRMEKRVSRFAMLKGLQEEGGDDPFAGMDETKMEAIMAEMERDMAGMDENNPDPRQLGHVMKKMTDLMGDKVPPEMRELVRRLEAGEDPEKLENEFGDLDGGTGEGGEGTDLFAQTVKKFKASFAAPVRDPKLYEMSQWS, via the coding sequence ATGCCCATCTACGAGTTCTTCTGCCCGGACAACAACCGCATCTACCAGTTCCTGGCACGCAACAGCGCAGAGGGCGTCCGCACCCCCCGCTGCCCTGACGATCCCAAGTTCCGCATGGAGAAGCGTGTGTCCCGTTTCGCGATGTTGAAAGGGCTGCAGGAAGAGGGCGGGGATGATCCCTTTGCCGGCATGGATGAAACTAAAATGGAGGCCATCATGGCGGAGATGGAACGGGACATGGCGGGCATGGATGAAAACAATCCCGATCCGCGTCAGCTCGGCCACGTGATGAAGAAGATGACCGACCTCATGGGTGACAAGGTGCCGCCGGAGATGCGTGAGCTGGTACGCCGCCTCGAAGCAGGAGAAGATCCCGAGAAGCTGGAGAATGAATTCGGCGATCTCGATGGGGGAACCGGAGAGGGCGGTGAGGGCACCGACCTCTTTGCGCAGACCGTAAAAAAATTCAAAGCCAGCTTCGCCGCTCCCGTGCGCGACCCAAAGCTCTATGAAATGAGCCAGTGGTCGTAG
- a CDS encoding aldo/keto reductase translates to MNLTRTAFGSWSGGRFMHFGEALDDARYINLVHRSYEKGTRSFITADVYGGGRADTLLGEALKGIDRSTYNLTGIVGHDFYGGLRAGAKGYPRFTEPGLRSPEEYASYLVMATEKSLERCGAEKFDLLMLHNPDSVGYSSEAVWDGMRALKQRGLVERLGIAPGPANGFTLDIIGCFEKFAADLDWAMIILNPFEPWPGQHVLAAAKKHNIDLLARVVDFGGIFHDDVKPGHKFRDGDHRTFRPQGWVEHGCEKLEKVRPIAEKYGLTMLQFSAIWDLSQEPVKSVVPTLIQEAYEGAKSIESKVDELAALPDVTFTPAEVAEIAAIGDNTGCMKLKGASERHAGQDPRADEWPIQEGQLRVAERWGLGATWAW, encoded by the coding sequence ATGAACCTTACTCGTACTGCATTTGGAAGCTGGAGCGGCGGTCGCTTCATGCACTTTGGCGAAGCGCTGGATGACGCGCGCTACATCAATCTGGTCCACCGCTCGTACGAAAAGGGCACCCGCAGCTTCATCACGGCGGATGTGTACGGCGGCGGTCGTGCAGATACCCTTCTGGGTGAGGCGCTCAAAGGCATCGACCGCAGCACCTACAACCTCACCGGCATCGTGGGCCACGACTTCTACGGTGGCCTCCGCGCCGGTGCGAAGGGCTACCCCCGCTTCACCGAACCCGGATTGCGCAGCCCCGAGGAGTATGCAAGCTACCTCGTCATGGCGACGGAGAAGTCGCTGGAGCGCTGTGGTGCAGAGAAGTTCGACCTGCTCATGCTGCACAACCCGGACTCCGTCGGCTACAGTAGTGAAGCGGTGTGGGATGGCATGCGTGCCCTGAAGCAGCGCGGCCTGGTGGAGCGCCTCGGCATCGCCCCCGGACCGGCCAACGGGTTCACCCTCGACATCATCGGCTGCTTTGAAAAGTTCGCCGCCGATCTCGACTGGGCCATGATCATTCTGAACCCCTTCGAGCCCTGGCCAGGCCAGCATGTGCTCGCGGCGGCGAAAAAGCACAACATCGACCTGCTCGCCCGTGTGGTGGACTTCGGCGGCATCTTCCATGACGACGTGAAGCCTGGACACAAGTTCCGCGACGGCGATCACCGCACCTTCCGCCCACAAGGCTGGGTGGAACACGGCTGCGAGAAGCTGGAAAAGGTGCGCCCCATTGCAGAGAAGTATGGCCTGACCATGCTGCAGTTCTCCGCCATCTGGGATCTCTCCCAGGAGCCCGTGAAGAGCGTGGTACCCACGCTGATTCAGGAAGCTTACGAAGGTGCCAAGAGCATTGAGAGCAAAGTGGATGAGCTCGCCGCCCTGCCGGACGTCACCTTTACCCCGGCAGAGGTGGCGGAGATCGCCGCCATCGGCGACAACACCGGCTGCATGAAGCTGAAGGGCGCCAGCGAACGTCACGCCGGCCAGGATCCTCGCGCCGACGAGTGGCCCATTCAGGAAGGCCAGCTCCGCGTCGCCGAGCGCTGGGGGCTGGGCGCGACGTGGGCGTGGTGA
- a CDS encoding ribokinase, which produces MPEPVATPTVTVVGSLNLDTLLTVPHLPEPGATVICSGWDARYGGKGANQAIAACRQGGFVNIIGCVGDDPVGAAYVNSLIEQQVGVSGIQPLQETQTGRAYISIDAAGQNTIVVNQGANMYLSADLVLTQEPLLEASDVVLAQCEVPIEAVVVALQRASELGKTTILNASPINPEFPWGQVPIDFLIVNEREAAALLGYFVESTNEASTVRAQMADLGVSTLIITRGKEHTFAFSQNQALKVPPPQVDVADTTGAGDAFAGAFAVHWAQTQNLLSSVRKANIAGAITTTRLGAQDAIPTREEVDGFGKPPVVPQETPSERSVSNEEEEVPA; this is translated from the coding sequence ATGCCTGAGCCTGTTGCCACGCCCACCGTCACCGTCGTCGGATCCCTGAACCTCGACACCCTGCTCACCGTGCCCCATTTGCCCGAACCTGGGGCCACGGTCATCTGCTCTGGTTGGGATGCGCGCTACGGCGGCAAGGGGGCGAACCAGGCGATTGCGGCATGCAGACAGGGTGGATTCGTCAACATCATCGGCTGCGTGGGTGATGACCCCGTGGGCGCGGCGTATGTGAACAGCCTCATCGAGCAGCAGGTGGGTGTGAGCGGCATCCAGCCCCTGCAGGAAACCCAAACCGGCCGCGCCTACATCAGCATCGATGCTGCGGGGCAAAACACCATTGTGGTGAACCAAGGCGCCAACATGTACCTTTCCGCCGATCTGGTGCTCACGCAGGAGCCGCTGCTGGAGGCATCCGATGTGGTGCTGGCCCAGTGTGAAGTGCCCATCGAGGCCGTGGTCGTGGCACTCCAGAGAGCGTCTGAGCTGGGGAAAACCACCATCCTGAATGCCTCCCCCATCAATCCCGAATTCCCCTGGGGTCAGGTGCCGATTGATTTCCTCATCGTGAATGAGCGTGAGGCCGCCGCACTGCTGGGCTACTTCGTCGAGAGCACGAATGAAGCATCCACCGTCCGCGCCCAGATGGCCGACCTCGGCGTGAGCACCCTCATCATCACCCGGGGGAAGGAGCACACCTTTGCCTTCAGCCAGAACCAGGCCCTCAAGGTGCCACCGCCTCAAGTGGACGTCGCGGACACCACCGGGGCAGGAGACGCCTTCGCCGGGGCCTTCGCCGTCCACTGGGCCCAGACGCAAAACCTGCTTTCCAGCGTGCGCAAGGCGAACATCGCCGGTGCCATCACCACCACCCGGCTGGGAGCGCAGGACGCCATCCCCACCCGCGAGGAGGTGGATGGCTTCGGCAAACCGCCTGTCGTTCCGCAAGAAACACCCAGTGAGCGCAGCGTTTCCAATGAAGAGGAGGAAGTGCCGGCGTAA
- a CDS encoding aldo/keto reductase, giving the protein MIPRLRLAPHSPEFSRIAYGTWRIIDEPAPTPQELNRRIQTCLELGMTTLDTAEIYGGYEVEEALGRALALTPGLRDKLEIVTKAGIYVPNKFHPERRTAHYNATGARMVKSLEKSLRFLGTDHVELLLVHRPDWLTRAEDTAKGLNDLVRSGKVRSTGVSNYNVHQFSLLNSQMEKPLVTNQLEYHFLHMEPIYDGTFSQCEQLGIVPMAWSPMAQGRIFDPKNEAAVRLKDAAEKMAPRYNGATLEQLAYAWILAHPSKPMPILGTNKVERIQSAAASVGITLEREDWYALWEAAQGRRIP; this is encoded by the coding sequence ATGATTCCCCGCCTCCGCCTCGCTCCGCACAGCCCCGAGTTCTCCCGCATCGCGTATGGCACGTGGCGCATCATCGACGAACCTGCACCGACGCCGCAGGAGCTCAACCGCCGCATCCAGACCTGCCTGGAGCTCGGCATGACCACACTCGACACCGCGGAAATCTACGGCGGCTACGAAGTGGAAGAAGCCCTTGGCCGTGCTCTGGCTCTCACCCCGGGGCTGCGCGACAAGCTGGAAATCGTGACCAAGGCCGGCATCTACGTGCCGAACAAATTCCACCCCGAGCGCCGCACCGCGCACTACAATGCCACCGGCGCGCGCATGGTGAAGAGTTTGGAAAAGTCACTGCGCTTCCTCGGCACGGATCATGTGGAACTGCTGCTGGTGCACCGTCCCGACTGGCTCACCCGCGCGGAGGACACTGCGAAAGGACTCAACGATCTCGTGCGCTCCGGCAAGGTCCGCAGCACGGGTGTATCCAACTATAATGTACACCAGTTCAGCCTGCTGAACTCGCAGATGGAGAAGCCGCTGGTGACGAACCAGCTCGAGTACCACTTCCTGCACATGGAGCCGATTTATGATGGCACCTTCAGCCAGTGCGAGCAGCTCGGCATTGTCCCCATGGCCTGGAGCCCCATGGCGCAGGGTCGCATCTTCGACCCGAAGAACGAAGCTGCAGTGCGTCTCAAGGACGCCGCAGAGAAGATGGCGCCGCGCTACAATGGCGCGACGCTCGAGCAGCTTGCGTATGCCTGGATTCTCGCGCATCCCAGCAAGCCCATGCCGATCCTTGGGACGAACAAGGTCGAGCGCATCCAGAGTGCGGCGGCTTCGGTGGGGATCACGCTGGAGCGTGAGGACTGGTATGCGCTTTGGGAGGCGGCGCAGGGAAGGCGCATTCCTTGA